A DNA window from Rubrobacter calidifluminis contains the following coding sequences:
- a CDS encoding type II toxin-antitoxin system HicB family antitoxin, which yields MEKRSETMRRFAVAIHPDPEDGGFVASIPSLPGVYGQGETEEEALEDVKAALEFTLESMAERGEELPAGDEIVRELAV from the coding sequence GTGGAGAAACGCTCGGAAACAATGAGAAGGTTCGCGGTAGCCATACACCCAGACCCCGAGGATGGCGGCTTTGTCGCCTCCATACCCTCTCTCCCCGGCGTCTACGGGCAGGGAGAGACCGAAGAGGAGGCGCTCGAAGACGTCAAAGCCGCCCTCGAATTCACTCTGGAGAGTATGGCCGAACGCGGGGAGGAGCTCCCTGCCGGAGATGAGATCGTCCGCGAGCTGGCAGTCTAG
- a CDS encoding tyrosine-type recombinase/integrase: protein MGKRGNGEGSIYPVRDRSGRVKGYRGAYFVHTAEGPKRRYVSGKTRKDVSEKLAKALSQRADGLLFDAGAMTVGEYLERWLEDVEGTVRRSTFERYGYAVRPHIKPALGKMKLKDLTPAHLRWFYRERLDSGLSAATVHKLHVVLHKALSQAVSDGLIPRNVASGMKPPKIHREEISPLTEEEARRLLEAARGDRLEALYVLALSTGMRMGELLALEWEDVDLERGLLRVRRTLTQANGSFILGETKTKKSRRTIRLTSGAASALRAHLSRQLEEMERMGSLYEPGGLVFATETGTIINPSNLRNRSFKPLLKRAGLPPIRFHDLRHTCATLLLSKDINPKIVSEMLGHSSISITLDIYSHLLPDMQEKAAKALEETLG, encoded by the coding sequence ATGGGTAAGCGCGGCAACGGAGAGGGTTCTATCTACCCCGTCAGGGACAGAAGCGGCAGGGTAAAAGGCTACCGCGGGGCCTACTTCGTGCACACGGCGGAGGGGCCCAAGAGGCGCTACGTCTCCGGTAAGACCCGCAAGGATGTTTCCGAAAAACTCGCCAAAGCCCTCAGCCAGCGTGCAGATGGTCTCCTCTTCGATGCTGGCGCCATGACGGTCGGGGAATATCTGGAGCGGTGGCTCGAGGACGTGGAAGGCACGGTGCGCCGGAGCACCTTCGAGAGGTACGGATATGCCGTACGGCCCCATATAAAGCCCGCGCTTGGCAAGATGAAACTCAAAGATCTCACCCCGGCACACCTGCGCTGGTTCTACCGGGAGCGGCTGGACTCCGGACTCAGTGCCGCCACGGTGCACAAGCTGCACGTCGTCTTGCACAAGGCGCTCTCCCAGGCCGTCTCCGATGGTCTCATACCACGCAACGTGGCCTCCGGGATGAAGCCGCCCAAGATCCACCGGGAAGAGATCAGCCCTCTCACAGAAGAGGAGGCCCGCCGCCTTTTGGAAGCCGCCCGTGGAGACAGGCTGGAAGCCCTCTACGTGCTCGCCCTCTCCACCGGGATGCGCATGGGAGAACTCTTGGCCCTCGAGTGGGAGGATGTAGACCTGGAGCGCGGCCTGTTGCGTGTCCGGCGCACCCTCACCCAGGCGAACGGATCCTTCATCCTTGGGGAGACAAAGACAAAGAAGAGCCGGCGCACCATCCGGCTCACGTCCGGTGCCGCCTCAGCGCTCAGGGCCCACCTCTCCCGCCAGCTGGAGGAGATGGAGCGGATGGGGTCCCTCTACGAGCCCGGCGGGCTCGTCTTCGCCACGGAGACCGGCACCATCATCAACCCCTCCAACCTGCGTAACCGCTCCTTCAAGCCGCTACTGAAGCGGGCAGGGCTGCCGCCTATCCGCTTCCACGATCTCAGGCACACCTGCGCCACCCTGCTGCTCTCCAAAGACATAAACCCGAAGATAGTCTCGGAGATGCTCGGGCATTCCTCCATCAGCATCACCCTGGACATCTACTCCCACCTTCTGCCGGATATGCAGGAGAAAGCCGCAAAAGCCCTCGAGGAGACGCTCGGCTGA
- a CDS encoding type II toxin-antitoxin system HicB family antitoxin gives MHGTFTAIFERGEDGWWVATCPEVPGAITQGKTIEEARENLKDAIELVLEVMREDAERELEGKEGVIRETLEVRSAARSSSTSPSTAASWEEKERKALHLPEPRTGKRTSVPRHTEIDNLTARKICEQLGIPAP, from the coding sequence ATGCACGGGACGTTCACGGCCATATTCGAGCGTGGGGAGGACGGGTGGTGGGTCGCCACCTGCCCGGAGGTTCCCGGGGCCATCACCCAGGGGAAGACCATCGAGGAGGCCCGGGAGAACCTCAAGGACGCGATAGAGCTCGTGCTGGAGGTCATGCGGGAGGATGCCGAGCGTGAACTTGAGGGCAAGGAAGGCGTGATCCGCGAGACCCTGGAAGTTCGAAGCGCCGCGCGCTCATCGAGCACCTCTCCGAGCACGGCTGCATCTTGGGAAGAGAAGGAACGGAAGGCACTCCATCTACCAGAACCCCGCACCGGCAAGCGTACCAGCGTCCCGCGCCATACGGAGATAGACAACCTCACGGCACGCAAGATCTGTGAGCAGCTGGGGATCCCGGCCCCCTGA
- a CDS encoding roadblock/LC7 domain-containing protein, whose product MERGEGAESGSLEQVVEGLRSLSGEVESCAVLSPGGELLYSSHLEGVERERVGAVLRALSEAVRDAARRNGKERAERVRIRTELGCLLIVSLENGGALFATTSPQARTGLVLYDMRSIRGELVKAMRGGRG is encoded by the coding sequence ATGGAGAGAGGAGAGGGCGCGGAATCCGGGAGCCTGGAGCAGGTCGTAGAGGGGCTGCGCTCGCTCTCCGGGGAGGTGGAGTCGTGCGCCGTGCTCTCACCGGGAGGTGAGCTTCTCTACTCTTCCCACCTGGAGGGGGTGGAGCGTGAGAGAGTCGGTGCGGTGCTGCGGGCGCTCTCAGAGGCCGTGCGGGACGCGGCGCGGCGCAACGGCAAAGAGCGGGCCGAGCGGGTCAGGATCAGGACGGAGCTGGGGTGTCTGCTCATAGTGTCGCTCGAGAACGGCGGTGCCCTGTTCGCGACCACCTCTCCTCAGGCCCGTACCGGTCTCGTGCTCTACGACATGCGCAGCATCAGGGGGGAGTTGGTGAAGGCGATGAGAGGAGGCCGGGGTTGA
- a CDS encoding response regulator, whose translation MATIVLADDDPEVLEMGAEALEDAGFKVIKAPDGQRALQEALGRRVDLVVMDVSMPQVGGLEACHCLKAMPKTARIPVILTAAKKDPAAKAISERTHGSVRILRKPFSADQLVETVRGLVRPKLLL comes from the coding sequence ATGGCTACCATAGTGCTCGCTGACGACGATCCCGAGGTGCTCGAGATGGGGGCCGAGGCCCTCGAGGATGCCGGGTTCAAGGTCATCAAGGCCCCCGACGGACAGAGAGCCCTGCAGGAGGCTCTGGGCCGCAGGGTCGACCTCGTCGTGATGGACGTCTCCATGCCGCAGGTCGGCGGATTGGAAGCCTGCCACTGCCTCAAGGCCATGCCGAAGACCGCGAGGATACCTGTCATCCTCACAGCCGCGAAGAAGGACCCCGCGGCGAAGGCCATCTCCGAGAGAACGCACGGGTCGGTGCGCATCCTGCGCAAGCCGTTCTCGGCGGATCAACTCGTCGAGACCGTGCGCGGGCTGGTCCGCCCGAAGCTGTTGCTCTGA
- a CDS encoding GNAT family N-acetyltransferase yields MTLLPPVLETGRLILRPMTLEDARDVFLYASDPEVTRHVMWETHRSPEDSRRFLQQVVEGYARGELLWGVVLREEHRLIGSCGYDGSWVREHRRAEIGYVLSRDCWGKGYMTEAVLEMIRYGFENMGLNRVIARCFAENRASERVMQKAGMTFEGTQREHVFVKGAYRDLKLYSMLRREFSF; encoded by the coding sequence GTGACCCTGCTGCCTCCGGTGCTCGAGACGGGGCGTCTGATCCTGCGTCCGATGACCCTCGAAGACGCACGGGACGTCTTCCTCTACGCCTCGGACCCTGAGGTGACCCGCCACGTCATGTGGGAGACGCACCGCTCGCCCGAGGACTCCAGACGGTTCCTGCAGCAGGTGGTGGAGGGGTACGCGAGGGGAGAGCTTCTGTGGGGCGTGGTCCTCCGCGAGGAACACAGGCTCATCGGCTCCTGCGGCTACGATGGCTCCTGGGTGCGGGAGCACCGCCGGGCCGAGATCGGGTATGTCCTCTCCCGGGATTGCTGGGGGAAAGGGTACATGACCGAGGCGGTGCTCGAGATGATCCGCTACGGCTTCGAGAACATGGGCCTCAACCGCGTCATCGCCCGGTGCTTCGCCGAGAATAGGGCTTCAGAACGCGTGATGCAGAAGGCCGGGATGACCTTCGAAGGCACCCAGCGGGAGCACGTCTTCGTGAAGGGAGCGTACCGGGACCTGAAGCTCTACTCGATGTTGCGCCGGGAGTTTTCGTTTTAG
- a CDS encoding aminotransferase class V-fold PLP-dependent enzyme — MRLSPQRDLFDIPEGVAYLNCAYMSPTLRAARRAAEEALERTSHPWQITPQDYFTGCEEVRSLFARLIGGDPDGVAIVPSVSYGMAVAAANVPVESGQKIVVLEEEFPSSYYCWRELARRKGARLSVVRRPPDGVWTPAVLEEIDESTAVVVATNCHWTDGTLLDLVKVGGEARSVGAALVVDGIQSLGAMPFDVKEVRPAFLATASYKWLLGPYGVGFLWVSEEYRSGTPIEHNWINRAGSERFSHLVDYRDDFQPGARRYDAGERSNFVLLPMAAEALRQILSWGVGNIAETLASITALIEEEAVERGMEPTPSALRAPHMLGIRLEPPIPEDLPTQLASRGVHVSVRGDSLRISPHLYNTGEDVSLLFSVLEEHARARSL, encoded by the coding sequence ATGAGGTTGAGCCCGCAGAGAGACCTCTTCGACATCCCGGAGGGGGTGGCCTACCTGAACTGCGCGTACATGTCCCCGACTCTACGCGCCGCCCGCAGGGCCGCGGAGGAAGCGCTGGAGCGCACCTCCCACCCCTGGCAGATAACCCCACAGGACTACTTCACCGGCTGCGAGGAGGTACGCTCGCTATTCGCCCGCCTCATAGGCGGAGACCCGGATGGAGTAGCGATCGTCCCCTCCGTGAGCTACGGGATGGCCGTCGCGGCGGCGAACGTCCCGGTCGAAAGTGGGCAGAAGATCGTGGTGCTAGAGGAGGAATTCCCTTCGAGCTACTACTGCTGGAGGGAGCTCGCCCGGCGAAAAGGTGCCCGCCTGTCGGTCGTGCGCCGTCCCCCGGACGGGGTCTGGACGCCGGCCGTCCTGGAAGAGATCGACGAGAGCACGGCCGTGGTCGTGGCGACCAACTGCCACTGGACCGACGGCACCCTGCTGGACCTCGTGAAGGTCGGGGGAGAAGCACGCTCCGTCGGGGCGGCCCTGGTGGTGGACGGCATCCAGTCCCTGGGAGCCATGCCCTTCGACGTGAAGGAGGTGCGTCCGGCCTTCCTAGCCACCGCCTCGTACAAGTGGCTGCTCGGCCCCTACGGCGTGGGCTTTCTGTGGGTCTCCGAGGAGTATCGCTCCGGCACCCCGATAGAGCACAACTGGATCAACCGCGCGGGCAGCGAGCGTTTCTCGCACCTGGTCGACTACCGGGACGACTTCCAGCCCGGCGCCCGGCGCTACGACGCGGGTGAGAGGAGCAACTTCGTCCTGCTGCCGATGGCCGCGGAGGCGCTGCGCCAGATCCTCTCCTGGGGGGTCGGAAACATCGCGGAGACGCTGGCCTCCATTACGGCCCTCATCGAGGAAGAGGCCGTCGAGCGCGGCATGGAACCCACACCCTCGGCCCTTCGCGCCCCGCACATGCTCGGGATAAGGCTCGAGCCGCCCATCCCGGAGGACCTCCCGACGCAGCTCGCCTCACGCGGGGTGCACGTCAGCGTGCGGGGAGACTCCCTGCGCATCTCCCCGCATCTCTACAACACCGGGGAGGACGTCTCGCTCCTCTTCTCGGTCCTCGAGGAGCACGCCCGGGCGAGGTCCTTATGA
- a CDS encoding phytoene desaturase family protein — translation MSRVVVVGGGIGGLAAAALVARAGHRVTLLEASQHLGGKSRRISVGGQRVDTGPSLFTFPGVWREYLRRWNRGSEGEGEEIAALEMIRLPEAGRYYFRDEVCPLPVPDDHPWHEAWERFEALHGALGPDIEHLLYTDPLDGRILPSLARLARLYGAHLTTSGYLASLNWLPEGLRRILEIHTLNAGVPPDRTPALYASMPAVMAREGVRVPRGGVYEVVRALARLARRAGVEIRTGEPATEIASGAVRSSLRTYRADAVVGALDASRLETLLGREVRPPAKLSCSGVAIYAALDREISQKVATHSVILPSDPPELYRSLKTRTEPRETMAFLNHHPPGEPYPNDRAVLALLLTASPDGGSYTINHPFVAREMRRISDLLRLESTLSDLFSEHEILDPRYFERWGSPGGALYGGVRPVWRSGPLHTPPYRDRRAGWLWRVGASVHPGGGIPAVLGGVMISAGRMLRTLG, via the coding sequence ATGAGCCGGGTGGTGGTCGTGGGAGGCGGGATAGGCGGTCTCGCCGCGGCCGCGCTCGTGGCCCGCGCCGGCCACCGGGTCACGCTGCTGGAGGCCTCGCAGCATCTCGGCGGCAAGAGCCGTCGTATCTCGGTCGGGGGGCAGCGGGTGGACACCGGCCCCTCGCTGTTCACCTTCCCCGGCGTGTGGCGGGAGTACCTCAGGCGCTGGAACCGGGGCTCGGAAGGTGAGGGCGAAGAGATCGCCGCGCTGGAGATGATCCGTCTGCCCGAGGCAGGTCGCTACTACTTCCGGGATGAGGTCTGCCCGCTCCCCGTACCGGATGATCACCCCTGGCACGAAGCGTGGGAGAGGTTCGAAGCCCTCCACGGCGCCCTCGGCCCCGACATCGAGCACCTGCTCTACACCGACCCCCTCGACGGGCGCATCCTGCCCTCCCTGGCACGCCTGGCCCGTCTCTACGGGGCTCACCTCACGACCAGCGGCTACCTCGCCTCGCTGAACTGGCTGCCAGAAGGGTTGCGCAGGATACTGGAGATACACACCCTCAATGCCGGGGTGCCACCGGACCGCACCCCCGCCCTCTACGCGAGCATGCCGGCGGTCATGGCGCGCGAAGGCGTGCGGGTTCCGCGCGGCGGGGTCTACGAGGTGGTGCGCGCGCTGGCCCGGCTCGCCCGGCGAGCTGGAGTAGAGATCCGCACCGGGGAGCCGGCAACGGAGATAGCATCCGGTGCGGTGAGGAGCAGCCTCAGAACCTACCGGGCGGATGCCGTGGTCGGTGCCCTCGACGCCTCCAGGCTCGAGACGCTCCTCGGGCGAGAGGTGCGTCCCCCGGCGAAACTCTCCTGCTCCGGCGTGGCCATCTACGCCGCGCTCGACAGGGAGATATCTCAGAAGGTCGCCACCCATTCGGTGATCCTCCCCTCCGACCCCCCGGAGCTATACCGCAGCCTGAAGACCAGAACAGAACCGCGGGAGACGATGGCCTTCCTCAACCACCATCCACCGGGAGAACCGTACCCGAACGACAGGGCGGTCCTCGCGCTCCTGCTCACCGCTTCACCCGACGGCGGGTCCTACACGATCAACCACCCGTTCGTCGCGCGGGAGATGCGGAGGATCTCGGATCTCCTGCGGCTCGAGTCCACCCTCTCCGATCTCTTCTCGGAGCACGAGATCCTCGACCCGCGCTACTTCGAACGGTGGGGCAGCCCCGGCGGGGCGCTCTACGGAGGGGTGAGGCCGGTCTGGCGGTCCGGCCCCCTCCACACCCCGCCCTACAGAGACCGCCGGGCAGGCTGGCTGTGGCGGGTCGGCGCCTCCGTGCATCCGGGCGGCGGCATCCCCGCCGTACTGGGCGGCGTTATGATCTCAGCAGGGCGCATGCTCCGGACACTCGGCTAG
- a CDS encoding UbiA family prenyltransferase, which yields MLARLIQVSRPVLWLNTTGTGVLGMWLGGHLWRPEALPVLLWLSLPFNLLIYGVNDIFDRKTDEINPRKGSLEGARITSSDVRPIWVSIALSNLPFLLYFSRSLPASSLIWLLACAALFVGYSTPPVRFKARPYLDSLSNAAYAFPLVFVPLALGERVLWGAALGLMAWSAAKHTFDAVQDIHEDRRAGIRTTAVVLGPRGVVLWSGALWLLSTVCFARINLPVALVNAFIAGFLLFSLARAPSSRTGHRLYRYSIAFPYVAGTVAGVQLVAALSLGLYP from the coding sequence GTGCTGGCCCGCCTCATCCAGGTCTCGCGGCCGGTGCTGTGGCTCAACACCACAGGCACCGGGGTGCTCGGGATGTGGCTCGGCGGGCACCTGTGGCGGCCGGAGGCCCTTCCGGTGCTGCTGTGGCTCTCCCTGCCGTTCAACCTTCTGATCTACGGCGTGAACGACATCTTCGACCGGAAGACCGACGAGATCAACCCGCGCAAGGGCTCCCTCGAGGGAGCCCGGATAACTTCTTCGGATGTACGTCCCATCTGGGTTTCGATCGCTCTCTCGAACCTCCCCTTCCTGCTCTACTTCTCCCGGAGCCTCCCGGCATCTTCTCTCATCTGGCTCCTCGCCTGCGCGGCGCTCTTCGTCGGTTACTCCACACCACCCGTCCGCTTCAAGGCCCGTCCCTATCTCGACTCGCTGAGCAACGCCGCCTACGCCTTCCCGCTCGTCTTCGTCCCGCTCGCGCTCGGGGAGCGCGTGCTCTGGGGAGCCGCCCTCGGGCTGATGGCGTGGAGCGCGGCGAAGCACACCTTCGACGCGGTGCAGGACATCCACGAAGACCGCAGGGCGGGCATACGGACCACCGCCGTCGTGCTCGGGCCGCGGGGTGTGGTCCTCTGGAGCGGGGCGCTGTGGCTGCTCTCGACGGTCTGCTTCGCGCGCATCAACCTGCCCGTGGCGCTCGTCAACGCCTTCATCGCCGGGTTTCTCTTGTTCTCGCTCGCTAGGGCACCCTCATCCCGGACCGGACACCGGCTCTACCGGTACTCGATCGCCTTTCCGTACGTCGCCGGGACGGTGGCCGGGGTGCAGCTCGTGGCGGCGCTCTCCCTGGGACTCTATCCATGA
- a CDS encoding RNA polymerase sigma factor, with translation MGVGKNGTADPLAARLAAGDPSAPGELVRRHYAELYRYGAFLLGPGEAEDAVQECFARAFVALGRYPEGRIRALVLRPWLYRILLNVSRNHRRDGRREIAVAEMPEREDGWRGPAREEVMDVLDALASLPERQRTAVTLRYLQGLSYAELSETTGWPVNTCKTLVRRGKARLATRLRSEV, from the coding sequence ATGGGTGTGGGAAAGAACGGAACAGCGGACCCTCTCGCCGCCCGGCTCGCCGCCGGGGACCCCTCGGCCCCCGGCGAGCTCGTCCGCAGACACTACGCGGAGCTCTACCGCTACGGCGCCTTCCTTTTGGGCCCCGGGGAGGCGGAGGATGCCGTGCAGGAGTGTTTTGCCCGCGCTTTCGTGGCGCTCGGACGCTATCCAGAGGGCAGGATCCGGGCTCTCGTGCTTCGTCCCTGGCTCTACCGCATCCTGCTCAACGTCTCGCGCAACCACCGCCGGGACGGACGCCGGGAGATCGCGGTGGCGGAGATGCCCGAGCGTGAGGACGGGTGGCGCGGGCCCGCACGCGAGGAGGTGATGGACGTGCTCGACGCGCTGGCCTCCCTCCCCGAACGCCAGCGGACGGCCGTGACGCTCCGCTACCTCCAGGGGCTTTCCTACGCAGAGCTCTCGGAGACGACCGGATGGCCCGTGAATACCTGCAAGACGCTCGTGCGGCGGGGGAAGGCCCGCCTTGCGACCAGGCTGAGGAGCGAGGTGTAG
- a CDS encoding methylated-DNA--[protein]-cysteine S-methyltransferase: protein MEYEAEIRTPLERLGAVFSPPLDAGDVVESILESGTDALLLCPSPVGEVFVGVGKSGVRLVRRADVPAEEFAACYRRRFRRLLRWADDARLGRMVSAALAGEGTAPVDISHATSFQRRVLEVVSGIPRGEVRPYSWVAREAGSPRATRAVGNVMASNPVPLIIPCHRVVRNDGSTGNYAFGSPIKRRLLASEGVPVEQIAGSLYVATPTTGVFCHATCHHARRIKPENRRPFRSAREASDAGYRPCRVCRPVVAS from the coding sequence ATGGAATACGAGGCTGAAATCCGTACGCCACTCGAGCGGTTGGGCGCGGTTTTCTCACCACCCCTGGACGCCGGTGACGTGGTTGAGAGCATCCTCGAATCCGGGACGGACGCGCTTCTCCTCTGCCCGTCCCCTGTTGGTGAGGTCTTCGTCGGGGTGGGAAAGAGCGGGGTGCGCCTCGTGCGCCGGGCCGACGTCCCCGCGGAGGAGTTCGCCGCCTGCTACCGGCGGCGCTTCAGGAGGCTGCTGCGGTGGGCCGACGATGCACGGCTTGGGCGGATGGTCTCCGCGGCCCTCGCCGGGGAGGGAACGGCACCCGTGGACATCTCGCATGCCACCTCCTTCCAGCGGCGGGTGCTCGAGGTGGTGAGCGGGATCCCCCGCGGCGAGGTGCGTCCCTACTCCTGGGTGGCCCGGGAGGCGGGCAGCCCGCGGGCCACCCGCGCGGTCGGCAACGTCATGGCCTCCAACCCGGTGCCGCTCATCATCCCGTGCCACCGGGTGGTGAGAAACGACGGCAGCACCGGGAACTACGCCTTCGGATCTCCGATCAAGAGACGCCTTCTGGCATCAGAAGGGGTTCCCGTGGAGCAGATCGCGGGTTCCCTTTACGTCGCCACGCCCACCACCGGCGTCTTCTGCCACGCGACCTGCCACCACGCCCGCCGCATAAAACCGGAGAACCGCAGGCCCTTCCGCTCGGCGCGGGAGGCGTCGGACGCCGGATATCGCCCGTGCCGGGTGTGTCGCCCGGTGGTTGCCTCCTGA
- a CDS encoding carotenoid biosynthesis protein produces MSLPESLRPKNLPPVVYGCAFFFCASFFATRFAAVPGRWMLSYIATVAMALPAVLALVGAFGVWRSALALGAVSAFGYVVESVGVSTGLPYGSFAYGEELGPKVLGLVPFILPVSYVPLVVGAAAASFGKELPARVASSAALLMLIDGVLDPGAVALGFWSWSSGGTYYGVPFSNYLGWLLSGSVASLILFGTLRCRRVPDDTADSVLLSLAFWVGVDLFAGLYGAALLGVLLGVFFLYRRSTG; encoded by the coding sequence GTGAGCCTGCCAGAGAGCCTGCGGCCGAAGAACCTGCCACCGGTCGTGTACGGCTGTGCCTTCTTCTTCTGCGCCTCCTTCTTCGCGACCAGGTTCGCCGCCGTTCCAGGGCGCTGGATGCTGTCCTATATCGCGACGGTGGCGATGGCTCTACCGGCGGTTCTTGCCCTGGTTGGAGCCTTCGGGGTCTGGCGGTCGGCCCTCGCTCTGGGTGCGGTTTCGGCCTTCGGGTATGTGGTGGAGAGCGTGGGGGTGAGCACGGGATTGCCCTACGGGAGCTTCGCCTACGGTGAGGAGCTGGGTCCGAAGGTACTGGGGCTCGTGCCCTTCATCCTGCCCGTCTCATACGTACCCCTCGTCGTCGGCGCTGCGGCGGCCTCGTTCGGGAAGGAGCTTCCGGCACGGGTGGCCTCATCGGCCGCGCTGCTCATGCTCATCGACGGTGTGCTCGATCCCGGGGCCGTCGCGCTGGGATTCTGGAGCTGGTCCTCAGGAGGCACCTACTACGGGGTCCCTTTCAGCAACTACCTCGGCTGGTTGCTCTCCGGGAGCGTGGCCTCTCTGATCCTCTTTGGCACCCTCCGGTGTCGGAGGGTGCCGGACGACACCGCCGATAGCGTGCTCCTCTCGCTGGCCTTCTGGGTTGGCGTCGATCTCTTCGCCGGGCTTTACGGGGCGGCTCTGCTCGGGGTGTTGCTGGGCGTTTTCTTCCTGTACAGGCGTAGTACAGGGTGA
- a CDS encoding ATP-dependent Clp protease adaptor ClpS → MGNNYPGMPREATKTRRRHISRSRPRPEPPWNVVLHNDWVNSMPRVVVILRRTIPGMTLKKATRIMWEAHTAGRAVVKSCHRELAELYAERLQGQGLTVTVERSS, encoded by the coding sequence ATGGGGAACAATTATCCCGGGATGCCGCGAGAAGCCACCAAAACACGCCGGAGACACATCTCCCGGAGCAGGCCCCGCCCCGAGCCGCCCTGGAACGTCGTGCTGCACAACGACTGGGTGAACTCGATGCCCCGGGTCGTCGTCATCTTGCGCCGGACGATACCGGGCATGACCCTCAAGAAGGCGACCCGGATCATGTGGGAGGCCCACACCGCAGGACGCGCCGTCGTGAAGAGCTGTCACCGCGAGCTCGCCGAGCTATACGCGGAACGGCTGCAGGGTCAGGGCCTGACGGTCACGGTAGAGAGGTCTTCCTAG
- a CDS encoding AarF/UbiB family protein: MAREEEERRPTESPASRLAHVARVGARYGFGFIFARRLPRRRRRFDPVRIGTRLRLAFEELGPTFCEFGHFLAAQRDRIPPGVAAELDRAASTPKPARFESIRVLVERELDNDLEQLFVSFEEHPLRVGVFTQAHRVVLPGDRPALIVVDRPGIRGDLLTMRPVADLVRRRTPGNLPVNPSEEVSEFATHVAQRRDMYAAVRNVHYMSTLEEAGLIFPSPYKGYCSARLATFAAPEAPRAPSAGELRLLARHIIRLALVRGLFPADPCPERLLAAGDGLWLADPTEFLQVDPDRMRGVAELLVAVGMDDVEATIRALPLAGCTVPDDDTALRRELRDAMGSLGGPFWRERTLSEMVERGLEAARLGGVRMPLELALLARSLTRVESMVREADDAYTAVGDVSEAAGELISRSRDPRQIASDTIRKLAQPETYADYPRQIHAVLGELKDGEVEVKFHHEGIEDLISKVDILANRLVFALLIAALVVSSSVIGIFVRGGAHFLGMSVFGLVGFAIAAILGLTLLIGIIRSGRL, translated from the coding sequence ATGGCCAGGGAAGAGGAAGAACGGCGGCCGACGGAGAGTCCGGCCTCCCGGCTGGCGCACGTGGCGCGCGTCGGGGCCCGTTACGGGTTCGGCTTCATCTTCGCCCGCAGGCTGCCCCGCAGGCGCAGGAGGTTCGACCCCGTGCGGATCGGCACACGTCTGAGGCTGGCCTTTGAGGAGCTGGGGCCCACCTTCTGCGAGTTCGGCCACTTCCTCGCCGCGCAGCGCGACAGGATCCCCCCCGGCGTGGCTGCGGAGCTCGATCGGGCGGCATCGACGCCTAAACCGGCCCGTTTCGAATCAATCCGGGTGCTAGTCGAGCGAGAGCTGGACAACGATCTGGAGCAGCTCTTCGTGAGCTTCGAAGAACACCCCCTGCGCGTGGGTGTGTTCACCCAGGCCCACCGCGTCGTGCTGCCGGGAGATCGCCCGGCCCTGATCGTCGTAGACCGCCCCGGCATCAGGGGAGACCTCCTGACCATGCGCCCGGTGGCAGACCTCGTGCGCCGGCGGACACCAGGGAACCTCCCGGTCAACCCCTCCGAGGAGGTGTCTGAGTTCGCCACCCACGTCGCCCAGCGGAGGGACATGTACGCGGCAGTGCGCAACGTCCATTACATGAGCACCCTCGAGGAGGCGGGACTCATCTTTCCTTCGCCCTACAAGGGGTACTGCTCGGCCCGCCTAGCGACCTTCGCAGCCCCCGAAGCTCCTCGTGCGCCGTCCGCCGGCGAGCTGCGCCTGCTCGCCCGGCACATCATCCGCCTTGCGCTCGTGAGAGGGCTCTTCCCGGCGGATCCATGCCCGGAGCGCCTCCTCGCAGCCGGGGACGGACTGTGGCTAGCCGATCCCACGGAGTTCCTCCAGGTGGATCCGGACAGGATGCGGGGAGTTGCGGAGCTGCTCGTTGCCGTGGGCATGGACGACGTGGAGGCCACGATTCGGGCGCTACCCCTAGCGGGATGTACGGTGCCGGACGATGACACCGCCCTGCGGCGTGAGCTGAGGGACGCGATGGGCTCGCTAGGCGGCCCGTTCTGGCGAGAGCGTACCCTCTCAGAGATGGTCGAACGCGGCCTGGAGGCGGCGAGGCTAGGAGGGGTCCGGATGCCACTCGAGCTGGCGCTGCTCGCCCGCTCACTCACCAGGGTGGAATCGATGGTCAGGGAGGCGGATGACGCTTACACCGCCGTGGGTGACGTCTCGGAGGCCGCCGGAGAGCTCATCTCCCGCTCACGAGACCCCCGGCAGATCGCCTCAGACACGATCCGGAAACTGGCCCAGCCCGAGACCTATGCGGATTACCCGCGTCAGATCCACGCGGTGCTCGGAGAGCTAAAGGACGGCGAGGTCGAGGTCAAGTTCCATCACGAGGGCATCGAAGACCTCATCTCGAAGGTGGACATCCTGGCAAACCGGCTGGTCTTCGCTCTGCTCATCGCGGCTCTCGTCGTGAGCTCTTCGGTAATCGGCATCTTCGTCAGGGGCGGGGCGCACTTTCTGGGGATGAGCGTATTCGGCCTGGTCGGCTTCGCGATAGCCGCTATCCTGGGCCTCACTCTCCTAATCGGGATAATCCGTTCCGGCCGTCTCTGA